The DNA window TTTAACTTTTTTTCATCTACATAAAGCTCCTCTGGATTTCCTACAGCCAAAATCTTTTTATGTCCTTTTTCAATTAAATAACTTACAATATCATAAGCTCCCTGTTCCAAATCTACACCTACAAAGTTTATATCATTCCCCGAAAGAACTCTATTGACAAACACATGTGGAATCCCTTTTTCAGCTAATATATTTGCTTCTTTTTCTTCATCTTCTTTGTTTTTGCCAACTATGATAACACCTTTTGTTTTATTTTTATGATCCCATTTGGCATAATCCTCATCTATTTGTTTTCCTACTCTCCTAGCTAACTGAACTAAAACATCTGATTTTTCTGCTCTTTCTATAACACCTTGAACGACTTGGGAAAAACCTTGAAACTCATCATAATCATGAGAAACACTAATTTCTATTACAAAATTTTTATGCTTATTAATTGCATCAACTTTAAAGTTCAATTCTTTCATCGCTTGTATAATTTTCTTTTTACTATTTTCTCTCACATTGCTCCCATTCAAGAACCGAAACACAGTACTTCTAGAAACTCCTGATTTTTTCACAATATCTTCTACTGTTGCCATTACGATCTCTTCACCTTCATTCTTTTTTAACACTCAAAAATGTTTCATATTTCTGAAACTACTATATCATTTTATATGATATCACAATTTTTAACCAATGATAAGCCTTTTATTCATTTTTAAATCAATAGATTTCTAATCTATTGTACAATCTTTATTACAAATACAAAACGTATAAGTTATAAAAACTCATACGTTTTGTATTTATATCCCATTTCTATTTTCACAACCATTCTAGTATCCAAATTTATTACCCATTTAATTTAAATAGCCAATACTAATTCTCTAATAATTTTACAAGCAACTGCAGTTGAAACACCACTTGTATCATAATGAGGAGAAAGTTCTACTACATCAGCACCTACAATATTTAAATCCTTTATCGTACTGATTACTTCCATCATATCATGAAAAGATATTCCTCCTGGTTCAATGGTTCCTGTTCCTGGAAAAATAGAAGGATCTAGAATATCTAGGTCAATAGTTACATATACAGGTTTGTCCCCTATCTCTTTCACTGCATCCTTTAATCCATCACAAGTAAACTTTGTCAACTTGGTATGCTCTTTCGCCCACTCAAATTCATATTTTTCTCCTGATCTTATTCCGAATTGATAAATTTTATGATCTCCAAGGAAATCCCAAATTCTTCTTATAACAGTTGCATGAGACAGCTTCTCTCCCATATAATCTTCCCTAAGATCCGTATGAGCATCAAAATGAAGAATACATAAATCTTTATGTTCTTTATACACAGCCTCTACAGCTGGCAATGTAACAAGATGCTCACCACCTATCATTACAGGTATTTTCCCATTTCTTACAATATCTGTTGTAAAGGACCTAATCATATCTAATACCTTTTTGGTATTTCCAAAGGGAAAATCCAAATCTCCTGCATCAAATACAGTGATATCTTCTAAATCTTTATCTAAATAGGGGCTATAAGTTTCTAATCCATAAGACTCATTTCTCATGATGCCAGGTGCAAATCTTGTTCCTGGTCTAAAGGATGTTGTCCCATCAAAGGGACTTCCAAAAACTACTATTTTCGACTCATTGTATTCATTATCAAATCCTAAAAAAGTTAAAACATTCTTAGATCGTTCCAGTTTCAATCATCTCCTTAACATAGTTTGGAAGTGCAAAACTACCTTTATGTAAATCTGTATTATAGTATTTTGTTTTCAATCCTAAATCGTTCCATTTTTGTGCATTAAAATCTTTTAATGGATGGAGTTTCTTAGATGCAAACCCAAATAACCAATGTCCAGAAGGATAAGTTGGGATATGTGCTTGATAAACTTCTGCAACTGGAAAAATTTTCTTTATTTTTTGGCTCGCTCTAATCATTTCTCTTGCATCATCTTCATAATAAGGACTTTCATTTTGATTTACAAGAATTCCTTCTTCTGTTAATGCTTTGTAGCAATTTTTATAAAATTCTGTTGTGAAAAGTCCTTCTCCAGGTCCTATAGGATCTGTTGAGTCCACAATGATTAGATCATACATATTTTCTTTTCCTTCTACAAATTTGATACCATCTTCAAAATAAAGACTTACTCGTGGGTCATCTAACTTGCACGCAGTAATATTAAAATGCTCTCTTGAAGCATCTACAACTACTTTATCGATTTCAACCATATCAATTTTTTCGATTGTTTTATATCTAGTAAGCTCTCTAACAGTTCCTCCATCTCCACCACCAATTACTAAAACCTTTTTGATATTAGGGTTTGTAGCCATTGGTACATGGGTAATCATATCATGATAGATAAATTCATCTTTTTCTGTAATCATAACAAGTCCATCTATTGTAAGCAGTTTTCCAAATTCGTATGTATCAAAAACATCGATTTGCTGGAATGGACTTGCCTTCGTATAAAGATGTTCTTTCACCTTGATTGAAAATTTAACCGTTTCTGTATGATTTTCTGTATACCATAATTCCATATTTCTTCCTCCTAGTCTTTTATTTTATATCTGGCTTAAAGTTTACAATCTCAAGTTCTTCTTTAGAAAAATGCTTGATTTTCTCTACAATCCCTCTTGGGACTTCTGTCGTCTCAGTTTTTTCAGCTTTCAATTTTTCATTTAAATGATCAAAAGCAAGCCATGGATTCACTTCATCTCCACAAGTAAATAAATCAACAGCAGCATAACCATATTCAGGCCATGTATGAATGGTCAAATGGGATTCCTGAATAATGACTGCTCCACTTACTCCCCATGGATTAAACATATGAAACACACTCTTTACAATAGTAGCTTTTGCTTTTTTTGCAGCTTCATTCATATATTTTTCTACTAAATGATGATCGTTTAAAATTTCTTTATCACAATTATAAAATTCCACCAAAATATGTCTTCCCAATTGCTCAATTTTCATTAACATGACCCCTTTCTATGATAAAATTTATACTGCATAACCATTTATATCCTTAGAATGAAGGTGGGCAAGATACCCATATGACAATAGCTTTTCTTTTAAAGCTATTCTTTAAATAATGTTCTTGATGAGATTTAAAATAAAAGCTCTCCCCTTTGTTCACTTTATATTTTTTATCTCCTACGATTACATATACACTTCCTGATAAAACATATCCAAATTCTTCCCCTTCATGAGGCTTCTCAACATTACTTGTTCCATCACTTTCTATGGTAATAAGAATAGGCTCCATACTATTTTTTTGTGCATTTGAAATCAACCAATCAATCGTATGTCCTAGTTTTTCATTCTCACTAGATATAATTTCATCCTTTCTATAAACAACCTTTGTTTCTTCCGATTCACTAAAAAACTTTCTGATATCCGTTCCTAGTGCTTCAAGAATATCCATTAAAGTTGCTATAGAAGGAGAAGTTAAATCCCTTTCTATTTGAGAAATAAATCCCTTTGTAAGATCTGTCCTCATAGCCAATTCTTCTTGGGTCAAACCATTCAAAATTCTAAGACGCTTCAGTTTCCTACCAATATCCATTTTTGCACTCCAATCCAAAGATTATCGTTTGCTCATTTTTAATTGTCATCGTCTTTATTTAATATTGGTAAACTTCAAGTTTACTAAACCTTAAGTTTACCAATATTAAATATACTATTTTTTGAGGAAATGTCAATACTCTTTATGATAATTTTATAACCAAATTTACGCTAAAAAGCGACACAAAAATAACGTTCCTAAGGAACGCTATTTTTTATAGTCCTAAAACTTTAACTTTTTCTACATAAGGATCTTGTGAATCGGTCATCATACTATGCTGACTCTTTAAAAATTTTATATAATTAATCATTTCTCTGCTTATTCGCTCCCCTGGAGTCACTATAGGAATTCCCGGCGGATATGCCATGATAGATTCTCCGCTTATTTCTCCTTCAGCTTCTTCTAATTTCACAAATTTCTTTCTAGCATAAAAAGCATTTCTTGGGGAAACAATAACTTCTGGGTTTTCTAGAGCAATTTTTGCATATTTTATTTGTGTTGTCTTACTTTTTCTATATTTTTCACTTATATCCTTTAAAGCATTCACTAACCCTTTAAGGGACTCTTCTGTATCTCCTACACTTACAATGGCAAGTATGTTCAAAACATCTCCAAGCTCAACTTGAATATTATATTCATCCCTTAATATGTCATATACCTCAAACCCTGTCAATCCAAGACCCGTTACATTCACTCCTAATTTTGTTTCATCAAAATTAAAAACACCAGGAGTTCTAATTAATTCCTTTCCAAAAGCATAAAGTCCTTGGGTCTTATTGATTTCATCTCGAGCTTCTCTTGTAAGCTTCAATATTTTTGATAATACTTCTTCTCCTTTAGTCGCAAGCATTTTTCTAGCTACATCTAAACTTGACATTAAAAGATAAGAAGCACTAGTCGTCTGGGTTAAATTTAGTATTGTTTTTACAGTATTTTTATCGATTAAACCTTCATTTAATAACAAAACAGAGCTTTGTGTTAAAGAGCCACCTGTTTTATGAAGACTTACAGCTGACATATCAGCTCCTAATTCCATGGCTTCCCTTGGAAGTTCCTCAGAAAAGCGAAAATGTGCACCATGAGCTTCATCCACCAAAGCTGCCATCCCATGTTTATGAGCAAGTTTCACAATATTTTTAATATCTGAAACAGCCCCATAATAAGTAGGGTTCACAATAAATACAGCTTTTGCATCTGGGTTTTTAGCAATTGCTCTCTCTACACTCTCTACAGATACACCCATAGCAATGCCAAGTTCTTCATTCGTTTCTGGCTGAATATACACAGGCAAAGCCCCACTTAATATAAGTCCATTGATAGCTGATTTATGGGCGTTTCTAGGCAAGATAATTTTATCTCCAGGTTGGCATACACTCATAATCATAGCTTGTACTGCTGTAGTAGTTCCATTTACAATAAAAAATGAATGATCTGCCCAATAAGCCTTTGCCATTAATTCTTCAGCTTCTTTGATCACACTGATAGGATTACTAATATTATCAAGTGGTTTCATAGAATTCACATCTATTTCTAATACCTTTTTTCCAACAAATTCTGCAAACTCTGGTATTCCATTTCCATGTTTATGCCCTGGTACGTCAAAGGGAATAACCTTTCTCTCACGATAGGCTTTTACAGCATCAAATAATGGCGTATTATTTTGATTTAATACCATCTTTCACCACCTACTTTTCTTTAAAAATTGAATACAAGATATGTTATAATATCTACTTCCTCTTGTCAATACATAATTTTTTGAAGAATCTACAAATTAACATTCAAAATTCAAAAATAAACCTTATGTATTAGAATACTTATTTTCACAAAAAAGAAACAGGAAATTTATTCCTATTTCTTTGCAGTTTCTTCTTTTTTTAAAAATATATTTCTACTTTCATCACATATAATCCTTTTCTTGGTCTTATCAACAATTGTTCTTAACTCTACTTTTCCTCCCCAAAGGGTCTGTAGGTATCTTAACGTTTCATAAGCATAAGATAATTCTAACTCTCTTCCATCATATTCATGAATGATCAAAAGAGTATGATCTTTTTTTAATACCTCCATTACTTTTATATTCGGTATAGATCCCATTCCAGTATTACTAGCTAAGGTATTTCTGATAATTTTATATCCTTCTTCATCACTTATTTCTTCTATCAAATAATCTTTATCTCTCTTTTTATATTGAAATAGATTCATCTCATAACAAAGTTCTTTCGTAAGATATCTTCGAATAAAAGATGCATCTCTTTCCATCTTTCGAACTTCAAAAATCTTTTCTTTTCCATATTTTTCTTCAAGATCTTTAAATATTTTGAACCCTACATAATAAGGATTCACATTTCCTAAAAAAGGTCTAATCACTTGATTGTGTCTTGTTAAAAATTCCATATACAACTCTTGAGGCAAATCTAATCGTTTTACAATATTATAATGCCAATAACTTGCCCAGCCTTCATTCATAATCTTTGTTTCAATCTGAGGAATAAAATACTGTGTTTCTTCTTTTACAATACTCAATATATCCTTTTCCCACTCCTCAAGTTTTCCATATTGAATTAAAAATTCTAAGAGATCTTCTGTAGGCTCTAGAGGAATCTTTTCTAAATCTGGAAAAGGAATATCTTTTTTCTCCTCTATAATACTGGTGACCTTCATTTCTTCATAATATTTCTCAAGAATTCTTTTCTTCTTCTCTTCTTGTGATAATTTTTTACACCCTATCACCCTCGATGTTTGAAAACTCAATGCATGAGCTGCATCCAGTATTCTTTCTACCCTTTCATATCCAATGCTAGGATCATGTATGTAGCTTCTAATTCGATCCCCATGATTTTTAAACATTTCTATAGTATTATCAGCGTGAGTTCCTTCAGCAAACAACCTATTATTTTTAAAGAAATCATTGTGCCCATATACATGAGCCATAGTTAAAATCTGCAATAGAAATGTATTATCTCTCATCAAATATCCAATACAAGGATTAGAATTAATCACCATCTCATAGGGAAGTCCTGTCACATTATACTTATAAAGGGTTTTTTTCTTTTCATAGGATTTTCCATAACTCCAATGAGGATAGTGAGAGGGCATTCCCACATAAGCCTCATAACAGATCATATCTTCATAACTACATATTTCAAATTCTTGAGGATAAAAATCAAGCCCCTCTTCTTTGGCGATTCTTTCAATCTTTACATTCCATTTTTCAAGCTCTTTAAGGGTATATTCCATCATAGGCAAAATCATTATTCCTGTAACCCATTTTCTTTGTCTAATATTCTTTTAAGTGCAGGAACAATATCCTCCTTTCTTGACATAGTCACAATCGAAAAGTTTGGATATTTCACCTTCAAATTGTATTCTGCTTTAATGGTACTCATTCTTGTATAATATCCTGGTACAATCTCCCCATATCCAAAAAGATTGCAAGTTTCACATAGTTCTTGAGCCGCTTTTACCGCTTTTTTATTATCCTCTGACCAATTATCTCCATCACTACAATGAAATGCATATACATTCCAAACTTCAGGATTATACCTTTTTTCAATAATTTCTAAAGCTTTTTCATAACCACTACTAATATAAGTTCCTCCTGATTCTCCCTTATGGAAAAAATCATCTTCACTTACTTCCTTAGCAGTAGTGGTGTGGGCAATAAATACGATTTCTACATGAACATACTTTAGCATTACAAATTGATATAAAAGGAAATAAAAGCTTCTAGCTAAATATTTTTTGGTAAGGGTCATAGATCCAGAAGTATCCATAATACAAATAACTACTGCATTACTTTCTCTTCTCACATCTTCACGCACTCGATAATATCTTAAATCGTCTTCTTTAAAAGGAAATCTTTTTTCTTCATCATAATTCTGATTTTCATCTTTTCCTCTTTCATAAGCCTTTTTTCTTTTTATTTTCTCAACAACAGATCTCTTCTTTGCAAGTCTTGGTGGAATTCCTTTTCTTTGATATCCAAGTCGCTTAAAATTCTTTTCCGATTCGATCTCACTAAACTTCTTTCTTTGCATAAAGGGAAGATTTAAATCCTCAAATAAATATTGTATCAATTCTTCAATACTGATCTCTGTTTCATAAATATCTTCGCCCTCTTGATTTCCAGCTTTTTCTTTCCCTTTCTCCATCTGTTCTTGCCCTATTTTATCCCCTCTTTTTTCCTCTCCTGTTCCTGAACCTGTTCCCTTTTGATTCTTTCCATAAATAAATTGATATTCTTTAATTCCCTTGATAGGAACTTTAATCTTTCTATCCTTACTTTTGCCAATAATACTTTCTTCGGCAATAATATTGCCTATATTTTTCTTAATGGAATCTTCTACAAGCTCCCTATGCCTTCTTCTATCTTCTGCCGACCGATCTCTTCCCCGGCTATCAAACTCCCGAAATATGGCCACCTATCTCACCTCCATACGAATATTCAAATGAAATCTATAGACATACATGTAAAAAACACGTATGTCTATACATTAGACTTTAATCCTTCCACAAATTATTGGCAGCATATTTCAAAATCACATTACAACAATGATCACAATATCCATTTCGTTTCATTTCTTCTACCATGGCATCATACTTCTTATTTTGATCCTTATCCCTTACCTTTGTACGAGTAATGACTCTACTTAATTCCTTTACAGAACCTGTTAGTTTCTTTTCAATAGCTTCCTTCAAAGGCTCATAGCACTTATAGTCAATCTTGCTTTTACTACGCATCAAATAGAACATATACGAAGTTACATCCTGTCTAAATCCTTTTGCTGCACTCTTGGTAATACCAATTTGTTCTTCAATAGATCTTAAGAAATTTTCATCAGGCTCTAACTCCTCACCCGTGCTACTATCTTTAATTTTTGTCTTATTCACATAGCTTTCTGCATGGTCTAGATAATTATTGAATAAATCCTCTGCCTGCTCATTATATCCATGAATAAAGGCCTTTGTTACTTCTTTTTCAAGAAGCTTATGATACTCTTTTTTGATAACATTTTGAATGAAATTTAAATACTTTTTCTTTTCCTCATCACTAATAGATAACTCTTTTACTGATTTGACTAAAACCTCTAAAACTAAAATAGGATGAATACAATCATGTTCCGCTTCTGCCATAGCAGTATCTATAGCTTTCATAATAAATCTTGTAGATATTCCTGTCATTCCTTCTCTAGATGCTTCTTCACGTAGTTCTAGGATATCAACTCTTTTAGTGCTACCTTTTTCTACAATTTCTTCTCCATTATAAATCTTTAATTTTGTTAAAGGATCAACTTTATTTGAAGGTGTAAGTCTTGTAAGGATAGCAAACATAGAAGCTACTTCTATAGTATGAGGTGCAATATGTGCTGTGAATTTACTGTTTTTAAGGATCTTTTCATAAATTTTTACTTCTTCATTCAATTCAAGGCAATAAGGAATCTCAATTTTAAC is part of the Crassaminicella profunda genome and encodes:
- the speD gene encoding adenosylmethionine decarboxylase, whose protein sequence is MEQLGRHILVEFYNCDKEILNDHHLVEKYMNEAAKKAKATIVKSVFHMFNPWGVSGAVIIQESHLTIHTWPEYGYAAVDLFTCGDEVNPWLAFDHLNEKLKAEKTETTEVPRGIVEKIKHFSKEELEIVNFKPDIK
- the yhbH gene encoding sporulation protein YhbH, which gives rise to MAIFREFDSRGRDRSAEDRRRHRELVEDSIKKNIGNIIAEESIIGKSKDRKIKVPIKGIKEYQFIYGKNQKGTGSGTGEEKRGDKIGQEQMEKGKEKAGNQEGEDIYETEISIEELIQYLFEDLNLPFMQRKKFSEIESEKNFKRLGYQRKGIPPRLAKKRSVVEKIKRKKAYERGKDENQNYDEEKRFPFKEDDLRYYRVREDVRRESNAVVICIMDTSGSMTLTKKYLARSFYFLLYQFVMLKYVHVEIVFIAHTTTAKEVSEDDFFHKGESGGTYISSGYEKALEIIEKRYNPEVWNVYAFHCSDGDNWSEDNKKAVKAAQELCETCNLFGYGEIVPGYYTRMSTIKAEYNLKVKYPNFSIVTMSRKEDIVPALKRILDKENGLQE
- the speB gene encoding agmatinase, whose amino-acid sequence is MERSKNVLTFLGFDNEYNESKIVVFGSPFDGTTSFRPGTRFAPGIMRNESYGLETYSPYLDKDLEDITVFDAGDLDFPFGNTKKVLDMIRSFTTDIVRNGKIPVMIGGEHLVTLPAVEAVYKEHKDLCILHFDAHTDLREDYMGEKLSHATVIRRIWDFLGDHKIYQFGIRSGEKYEFEWAKEHTKLTKFTCDGLKDAVKEIGDKPVYVTIDLDILDPSIFPGTGTIEPGGISFHDMMEVISTIKDLNIVGADVVELSPHYDTSGVSTAVACKIIRELVLAI
- the speE gene encoding polyamine aminopropyltransferase, yielding MELWYTENHTETVKFSIKVKEHLYTKASPFQQIDVFDTYEFGKLLTIDGLVMITEKDEFIYHDMITHVPMATNPNIKKVLVIGGGDGGTVRELTRYKTIEKIDMVEIDKVVVDASREHFNITACKLDDPRVSLYFEDGIKFVEGKENMYDLIIVDSTDPIGPGEGLFTTEFYKNCYKALTEEGILVNQNESPYYEDDAREMIRASQKIKKIFPVAEVYQAHIPTYPSGHWLFGFASKKLHPLKDFNAQKWNDLGLKTKYYNTDLHKGSFALPNYVKEMIETGTI
- a CDS encoding aminotransferase class I/II-fold pyridoxal phosphate-dependent enzyme — encoded protein: MVLNQNNTPLFDAVKAYRERKVIPFDVPGHKHGNGIPEFAEFVGKKVLEIDVNSMKPLDNISNPISVIKEAEELMAKAYWADHSFFIVNGTTTAVQAMIMSVCQPGDKIILPRNAHKSAINGLILSGALPVYIQPETNEELGIAMGVSVESVERAIAKNPDAKAVFIVNPTYYGAVSDIKNIVKLAHKHGMAALVDEAHGAHFRFSEELPREAMELGADMSAVSLHKTGGSLTQSSVLLLNEGLIDKNTVKTILNLTQTTSASYLLMSSLDVARKMLATKGEEVLSKILKLTREARDEINKTQGLYAFGKELIRTPGVFNFDETKLGVNVTGLGLTGFEVYDILRDEYNIQVELGDVLNILAIVSVGDTEESLKGLVNALKDISEKYRKSKTTQIKYAKIALENPEVIVSPRNAFYARKKFVKLEEAEGEISGESIMAYPPGIPIVTPGERISREMINYIKFLKSQHSMMTDSQDPYVEKVKVLGL
- a CDS encoding SpoVR family protein produces the protein MEYTLKELEKWNVKIERIAKEEGLDFYPQEFEICSYEDMICYEAYVGMPSHYPHWSYGKSYEKKKTLYKYNVTGLPYEMVINSNPCIGYLMRDNTFLLQILTMAHVYGHNDFFKNNRLFAEGTHADNTIEMFKNHGDRIRSYIHDPSIGYERVERILDAAHALSFQTSRVIGCKKLSQEEKKKRILEKYYEEMKVTSIIEEKKDIPFPDLEKIPLEPTEDLLEFLIQYGKLEEWEKDILSIVKEETQYFIPQIETKIMNEGWASYWHYNIVKRLDLPQELYMEFLTRHNQVIRPFLGNVNPYYVGFKIFKDLEEKYGKEKIFEVRKMERDASFIRRYLTKELCYEMNLFQYKKRDKDYLIEEISDEEGYKIIRNTLASNTGMGSIPNIKVMEVLKKDHTLLIIHEYDGRELELSYAYETLRYLQTLWGGKVELRTIVDKTKKRIICDESRNIFLKKEETAKK
- a CDS encoding helix-turn-helix domain-containing protein, coding for MDIGRKLKRLRILNGLTQEELAMRTDLTKGFISQIERDLTSPSIATLMDILEALGTDIRKFFSESEETKVVYRKDEIISSENEKLGHTIDWLISNAQKNSMEPILITIESDGTSNVEKPHEGEEFGYVLSGSVYVIVGDKKYKVNKGESFYFKSHQEHYLKNSFKRKAIVIWVSCPPSF
- a CDS encoding LacI family DNA-binding transcriptional regulator, producing the protein MATVEDIVKKSGVSRSTVFRFLNGSNVRENSKKKIIQAMKELNFKVDAINKHKNFVIEISVSHDYDEFQGFSQVVQGVIERAEKSDVLVQLARRVGKQIDEDYAKWDHKNKTKGVIIVGKNKEDEEKEANILAEKGIPHVFVNRVLSGNDINFVGVDLEQGAYDIVSYLIEKGHKKILAVGNPEELYVDEKKLKGYKRALMDHGIELDDRLSHTISNKSEWEDVIRKVLTSEDVPDAYFGLCDSYSVKFISIARSLGYEVPQDISVVGMDDIDLAKYSFPTLTTVKVPFKKMGTIAVEQMIQLFNQVYSNVKIMIKHELIERDSVENRS